The proteins below come from a single Mycolicibacterium sp. TY81 genomic window:
- a CDS encoding enoyl-CoA hydratase/isomerase family protein: protein MAFTDYQQLSLTRRDNGVLLITLDRPEKYNAADEGMHAELANIWKDVAADPDTRVAVITGAGKAFSAGGDLAMVERMAGDYDRVSHMLGEMSDLVYNMINCDKPIVSAINGVAVGAGAVAALLADVAIIAEDARIGDGHVKLGVAAGDHAAIIWPLLAGTAKAKYYLMTGEMIDGVEAERIGMVAKALPREQVLDEALRVADVLATGAQQAIRLTKRALNNWLRHAGPIFDQSAAYEMLTFLGPDVVEGYTALREKRPPRFPSAQ from the coding sequence ATGGCATTCACCGACTACCAGCAGCTGTCCCTGACGCGCCGCGACAACGGCGTCCTGCTGATCACCCTCGACCGGCCGGAGAAGTACAACGCCGCCGACGAGGGCATGCATGCCGAGCTGGCCAACATCTGGAAGGACGTCGCGGCCGATCCGGACACCCGGGTGGCCGTGATCACCGGCGCGGGAAAGGCATTCAGCGCCGGCGGGGATCTGGCCATGGTCGAACGCATGGCGGGTGACTACGACCGCGTCTCGCACATGCTCGGCGAGATGAGCGACCTGGTCTACAACATGATCAACTGCGACAAACCGATCGTGTCGGCCATCAACGGCGTCGCGGTCGGCGCGGGCGCCGTCGCCGCGCTGCTGGCCGATGTGGCGATCATCGCCGAGGACGCCCGGATCGGCGATGGCCACGTCAAACTCGGTGTGGCCGCGGGCGATCACGCCGCGATCATCTGGCCGTTGCTGGCCGGGACCGCGAAGGCCAAGTACTACCTGATGACGGGTGAGATGATCGACGGCGTCGAGGCCGAGCGCATCGGCATGGTCGCCAAAGCCCTTCCCCGCGAACAGGTTCTGGACGAAGCGCTGCGGGTGGCCGACGTGCTGGCCACCGGCGCCCAGCAGGCGATCCGGCTCACCAAGCGCGCACTCAACAACTGGCTGCGCCACGCCGGCCCGATCTTCGACCAGTCCGCGGCCTACGAGATGTTGACGTTCCTCGGGCCGGACGTGGTCGAGGGATATACGGCGCTGCGCGAGAAGCGGCCGCCCCGGTTTCCGTCGGCGCAGTAG
- a CDS encoding lysophospholipid acyltransferase family protein, whose translation MGFGPPQGRPTVTDDEITAIMEPPQRVRTLRNVLDATGDALEPLIDLYRPYVAGLDRLPRDGRFLLVGNHTAFGFAEILLMPYYTRRELGVQVRPLAERALAQAKGFGGDLVAAYGGVVGHPDTARELMRHNETVLFFPGGGREMPKFKGEEYQLKWDGRSGFARIAIENGYPIVPVGLVGSDDVYAPLFERDSTLGRLSQSIGERLGGRSDMAMPLVRGIGPTLIPRPQRMYLEFAEPISTTAPAGTTDHARWVETVKSTTQQALEQILSDLQEVRASDPYRSLNPLAWSRAAQPPEAAIRVG comes from the coding sequence ATGGGATTCGGACCGCCACAAGGCCGGCCGACCGTCACCGACGACGAGATCACTGCGATCATGGAACCGCCGCAACGCGTCCGAACCCTGCGAAATGTGTTGGACGCCACCGGCGATGCCCTCGAACCGTTGATCGATCTGTATCGACCGTACGTCGCCGGCCTCGACCGGCTGCCGCGCGACGGCCGTTTCCTGCTGGTCGGCAACCACACCGCGTTCGGCTTCGCCGAGATCCTGCTGATGCCGTATTACACCCGCCGCGAGCTCGGAGTGCAGGTGCGCCCGCTCGCCGAGCGCGCCCTGGCACAGGCCAAGGGCTTCGGTGGCGACCTGGTCGCGGCGTACGGCGGCGTGGTCGGCCATCCCGACACCGCGCGAGAACTGATGCGGCACAACGAGACCGTGCTGTTCTTCCCCGGCGGCGGACGTGAGATGCCCAAGTTCAAAGGCGAGGAATACCAGCTGAAATGGGACGGGCGAAGCGGTTTCGCTCGGATCGCCATCGAGAACGGCTACCCGATCGTGCCGGTCGGACTGGTCGGCAGCGACGACGTCTACGCGCCCCTCTTCGAGCGCGACAGCACGCTGGGCCGGCTGAGCCAGTCCATCGGCGAGCGGTTGGGCGGACGGTCCGACATGGCGATGCCGCTGGTGCGCGGTATCGGCCCGACGCTGATCCCCCGTCCGCAGCGCATGTACCTGGAGTTCGCCGAGCCGATCAGCACCACGGCGCCGGCCGGTACGACCGATCACGCTCGGTGGGTCGAGACGGTCAAGTCCACGACTCAGCAAGCGCTGGAACAGATCTTGTCCGACCTCCAGGAAGTCCGGGCCAGCGATCCGTACCGCAGCCTGAATCCCCTGGCCTGGTCCCGGGCCGCTCAGCCACCCGAGGCCGCCATCCGCGTGGGCTGA
- a CDS encoding WhiB family transcriptional regulator, translating into MDRQAADPGHRGPRREVQPQVRTLTLARESPCHGDTFTSPSSLSRTTRHRPRPGSHTRGAATTAIWDWQLHARCRGLPAEVFYTGDDDRGARRVAHEERAKQICQHCPVLRACLGHALEADEPYGIWGATTPKERAAIRSSQAFIS; encoded by the coding sequence GTGGACCGGCAAGCGGCAGATCCTGGACACCGCGGGCCGCGTCGAGAAGTTCAACCGCAAGTACGGACGCTGACCTTGGCGCGGGAATCCCCTTGCCACGGCGACACATTCACTTCTCCCTCGAGCCTGTCCCGCACCACCCGGCACCGGCCGCGCCCCGGGTCCCACACCCGGGGCGCGGCCACCACCGCAATCTGGGACTGGCAGTTGCATGCCCGTTGCCGTGGGCTGCCGGCCGAAGTGTTCTACACCGGCGACGACGATCGTGGCGCCCGGCGGGTCGCCCACGAAGAGCGCGCCAAACAAATCTGTCAGCACTGTCCGGTACTGCGCGCCTGCCTCGGCCACGCCCTGGAAGCCGATGAGCCCTACGGCATCTGGGGTGCGACGACTCCGAAGGAGCGCGCCGCGATACGAAGTTCACAGGCTTTTATTAGCTGA
- a CDS encoding type B 50S ribosomal protein L31 encodes MKAGIHPDYHHVVFQDATTGRTFLTRSTATSSRTIEWQTADGVRTYPLIVVDVTSDSHPVWTGKRQILDTAGRVEKFNRKYGR; translated from the coding sequence ATGAAGGCCGGCATTCACCCCGACTACCACCACGTTGTCTTCCAGGACGCCACCACCGGGCGCACGTTCCTGACCCGCTCCACCGCCACGAGCTCGCGAACCATCGAATGGCAGACCGCCGACGGCGTCCGCACCTACCCGCTGATCGTGGTCGACGTCACCTCGGACTCACACCCGGTGTGGACCGGCAAGCGGCAGATCCTGGACACCGCGGGCCGCGTCGAGAAGTTCAACCGCAAGTACGGACGCTGA
- a CDS encoding GNAT family N-acetyltransferase produces MPSAGNVSCVPEATTDELASLGFFASCRREDLDRLAPLLRPLTAEPGKVLMTQGEVASSFILISAGSVRVTHTAPDGELVVHNIGPGLIVGEIALLRGGTRNATVLVTEPLAGWIGGHDALTAMLDVPCMAERLVRTARQRLAEFITPLPVKLSDGSQMYLRPVLPGDNPRVRQGPVHFSTETIYRRFQTAYQPSPALMAYLFEVDYVDHFVWVLTDGVDGPDGPMVADARFVRLHENPTVAEVAFMVGDDYQGRGIGTFLMDALVPAARGSGIERFAARVLSDNFPMRKILEHYGATWERDDRNMIVTEFDVPKPDQLSLSHKQYREIHLLAQQVIKAVG; encoded by the coding sequence ATGCCGTCCGCCGGTAACGTTTCCTGCGTGCCGGAAGCGACGACGGATGAACTGGCTTCGTTGGGGTTCTTCGCGAGCTGCCGTCGGGAGGACCTCGACCGGCTGGCGCCCCTGCTGCGTCCACTGACGGCCGAACCGGGCAAGGTGCTGATGACGCAGGGCGAAGTCGCGTCGTCGTTCATTCTGATCAGCGCCGGCAGCGTCCGGGTGACGCACACCGCTCCCGATGGCGAACTCGTCGTCCACAACATCGGCCCGGGCCTGATCGTCGGTGAGATCGCCCTGTTGCGCGGCGGCACGCGCAACGCCACGGTGCTGGTCACCGAGCCACTGGCCGGGTGGATCGGCGGACATGACGCGCTGACCGCCATGCTCGACGTGCCCTGTATGGCCGAGCGGCTGGTGCGCACGGCGCGGCAGCGACTCGCGGAGTTCATCACGCCGCTTCCGGTGAAGCTGAGCGACGGCAGTCAGATGTACCTGCGGCCCGTGCTGCCGGGCGACAACCCGCGGGTGCGCCAGGGGCCCGTCCATTTTTCGACCGAGACCATCTACCGCCGGTTCCAGACGGCCTACCAGCCCAGCCCGGCACTGATGGCCTACCTTTTCGAGGTCGACTACGTCGACCACTTCGTGTGGGTGCTGACCGACGGCGTCGACGGGCCGGACGGGCCGATGGTCGCCGACGCGAGATTCGTTCGGCTGCATGAGAATCCGACGGTCGCCGAGGTGGCCTTCATGGTCGGTGACGACTATCAGGGCCGGGGCATCGGCACCTTTCTGATGGACGCGCTGGTACCCGCGGCCCGAGGCTCGGGCATCGAGCGGTTCGCCGCGCGCGTGCTGTCCGACAACTTCCCGATGCGCAAGATCCTCGAGCATTACGGCGCCACCTGGGAGCGCGACGACCGCAACATGATCGTCACCGAATTCGACGTCCCGAAACCGGACCAATTGTCGTTGTCGCACAAGCAGTATCGCGAAATCCACCTGTTGGCGCAGCAAGTGATCAAGGCGGTCGGCTGA
- a CDS encoding shikimate 5-dehydrogenase — protein MTESLYSRRPLLNKDTAVCISLAARPSNIGTRFHNYLYDELGLDFVYKAFTTTDIAAAIGGVRALGIRGCSVSMPFKEDVIALVDELEESARVINSVNTIVNDAGRLTACNTDYLAIARLIDEYRLDPAASLLIRGSGGMASAVAAAFRDKGFEAGTIVARNPDTGGRLADRLRYRYAADASGGADIVVNVTPIGMAGGAEADDLSFDPDVIAKARTVFDVVALPSETPLVRAARAAGVPVITGAEVIALQAAEQFERYTGVRPTAEQVAAASAFSRA, from the coding sequence ATGACGGAATCGCTGTACTCGCGGCGCCCGCTGCTGAACAAGGACACCGCGGTGTGCATCTCGCTGGCGGCCCGGCCCAGCAACATCGGTACGCGCTTCCACAACTACCTCTACGACGAGCTGGGCCTCGACTTCGTCTACAAGGCCTTCACCACGACCGACATCGCCGCGGCGATCGGCGGCGTCCGGGCCCTGGGCATCCGCGGCTGCTCGGTGTCCATGCCGTTCAAGGAGGACGTCATCGCGCTCGTCGACGAGCTGGAAGAGTCGGCGCGCGTGATCAATTCGGTGAACACGATCGTCAACGACGCCGGCCGGCTGACGGCCTGCAACACCGACTACCTGGCCATCGCCCGGCTCATCGACGAGTACCGCCTGGATCCGGCCGCATCGCTGCTCATCCGCGGGAGCGGCGGCATGGCCAGCGCGGTGGCGGCGGCGTTCCGGGACAAGGGATTCGAGGCGGGCACCATCGTGGCCCGCAACCCGGACACCGGCGGGCGGCTGGCCGACCGGCTCCGGTACCGCTACGCGGCCGACGCCTCAGGCGGAGCGGACATCGTCGTCAACGTCACCCCGATCGGGATGGCCGGCGGCGCCGAAGCCGACGACCTGTCCTTCGATCCGGACGTTATTGCCAAGGCGCGCACCGTGTTCGACGTGGTCGCACTGCCGTCGGAAACCCCGCTGGTCCGCGCGGCGCGCGCGGCCGGGGTGCCGGTGATCACGGGCGCCGAGGTCATCGCCCTGCAGGCCGCCGAACAGTTCGAACGGTATACCGGGGTGCGGCCGACCGCCGAGCAGGTGGCCGCGGCATCGGCCTTCTCGCGCGCCTGA
- a CDS encoding LpqN/LpqT family lipoprotein produces MLPMRVAGVALAVTVTALGASACNSDSKPAPSSTSSSAASSSAAAAPTSAAPSAPAVPKKTIRDYLHEKNITEQQLHPGDPGAPTLTMPLPQGWVDAGPLTPKWAWSASKFDDPAMKADPPTIIVLISKLPGANADEVLQYAPGELQNLHNWQDAGTNCEAMLAGFKACQVGGMYNQDGKDRLMAQKTAAIPTKDGVIVLQINASGTKETIAPLMDATSSIDKSLKITVP; encoded by the coding sequence ATGTTGCCGATGAGGGTTGCCGGCGTTGCGCTGGCAGTGACTGTGACTGCGCTGGGCGCGAGTGCCTGCAACTCGGATTCGAAGCCGGCGCCGTCGTCGACGTCGAGCAGCGCCGCGAGCAGCAGCGCCGCGGCGGCACCCACTTCCGCGGCCCCGAGCGCGCCGGCGGTTCCGAAGAAGACGATCCGGGACTACCTGCACGAGAAGAACATCACCGAGCAGCAGCTGCACCCCGGCGATCCCGGCGCCCCCACGCTGACCATGCCGCTCCCCCAGGGCTGGGTGGACGCCGGTCCGCTGACGCCGAAATGGGCCTGGAGCGCAAGCAAATTCGACGACCCCGCCATGAAGGCCGACCCGCCGACCATCATCGTGCTGATCTCGAAGTTGCCCGGCGCCAATGCCGACGAGGTGTTGCAGTACGCACCCGGCGAGCTGCAGAACCTGCACAACTGGCAGGACGCCGGCACCAACTGCGAGGCCATGCTCGCCGGGTTCAAGGCATGTCAGGTCGGCGGCATGTACAACCAGGACGGCAAGGACCGGTTGATGGCCCAGAAGACGGCGGCCATCCCGACCAAGGACGGCGTGATCGTGCTGCAGATCAACGCCAGCGGCACCAAGGAGACCATCGCACCGCTGATGGATGCGACGTCGTCGATCGACAAGTCACTGAAGATCACCGTGCCCTGA
- a CDS encoding DUF5642 family protein — protein MRALAWSAAVLLCAACGSTTPPTRPTTPAAAKPADPAAIGRMRQHLPKDLQGYEFGALPAPAVPTTFWGMSAGSAADPPDCAALMAAPADGVRGWSASGPGGIVYATAAPAVAPAPDLVGDCHSWTLSTDRARAAVDLTDAPQVADARTLGLTAHITTSVENGAQTHSQATTLIAYVDALAVSVTMVTDPGAVAPPLPAELPATLLDAAVRSVRGIPAADGLAR, from the coding sequence ATGCGCGCACTCGCGTGGTCGGCAGCGGTTCTGCTGTGCGCCGCGTGCGGATCGACGACCCCGCCCACGCGGCCCACCACCCCGGCGGCCGCGAAACCCGCCGATCCTGCCGCGATCGGCCGGATGCGCCAACACCTCCCCAAAGACCTACAGGGCTACGAGTTCGGGGCGTTGCCGGCGCCCGCTGTCCCGACAACCTTCTGGGGCATGTCCGCGGGGTCGGCCGCCGACCCGCCGGACTGCGCAGCGCTGATGGCCGCACCGGCCGACGGTGTTCGTGGCTGGTCGGCATCGGGACCCGGTGGCATCGTGTACGCGACCGCAGCGCCGGCCGTCGCCCCGGCGCCCGACCTCGTCGGCGACTGCCACAGCTGGACGTTGAGCACCGACCGGGCGCGCGCGGCCGTCGACCTCACCGACGCGCCCCAGGTCGCCGACGCCCGCACGCTGGGCCTGACGGCGCACATCACCACGAGCGTCGAGAACGGTGCGCAAACCCATTCGCAGGCAACGACTCTGATCGCGTACGTCGACGCACTGGCGGTTTCGGTGACCATGGTGACCGACCCGGGTGCCGTCGCGCCGCCGCTGCCCGCCGAACTCCCGGCGACATTGTTGGACGCGGCGGTGCGGTCGGTGCGGGGCATCCCGGCCGCCGACGGGTTGGCCCGGTAG
- a CDS encoding DUF5642 family protein yields MRRTVLAVASAGLVAACTSHSQVVVADPDITKILDLKGTFGPDYQVKTVAPTGIDPRAFAPQTLPPGLKFEPPDCAKFASGMAVSPGAKGNMTAVTAEGQGNRFVILAVETSEPIAPADPGDGCKKVAFSGAGVRGLVEEVPAPPIDGVKTLGTHRILETVAAGKPAAGQLYNYVGGFGRFLVIVTANSLVEPDKPVVPVNTQKATELLTKSVTAVRGQ; encoded by the coding sequence ATGCGCAGAACGGTGCTCGCGGTGGCCTCCGCCGGTCTGGTGGCGGCATGCACGTCCCACTCCCAGGTGGTGGTCGCCGACCCCGACATCACCAAAATCCTTGATCTGAAGGGCACTTTCGGGCCGGATTACCAGGTCAAGACCGTCGCGCCGACGGGCATCGACCCGCGCGCGTTCGCCCCGCAGACCCTGCCGCCGGGCCTGAAATTCGAGCCACCGGACTGCGCGAAATTCGCCTCCGGCATGGCCGTCTCCCCAGGTGCCAAGGGCAACATGACCGCCGTCACCGCGGAAGGGCAGGGCAACCGGTTCGTCATCCTGGCGGTGGAGACGTCCGAGCCGATCGCGCCGGCGGATCCGGGCGACGGCTGCAAGAAGGTCGCCTTCTCCGGCGCCGGGGTGCGGGGCCTGGTCGAAGAGGTGCCGGCCCCGCCCATCGACGGGGTGAAGACGCTGGGCACCCACCGCATTCTCGAGACGGTGGCGGCCGGCAAGCCGGCTGCCGGTCAGCTCTACAACTACGTCGGCGGTTTCGGCAGATTCCTGGTGATCGTCACCGCCAACTCGCTCGTCGAGCCGGACAAGCCCGTCGTCCCGGTGAACACGCAGAAGGCCACGGAGCTGCTGACCAAGTCGGTCACCGCGGTGCGGGGCCAGTAG
- a CDS encoding alpha-ketoglutarate-dependent dioxygenase AlkB yields the protein MSLAVQGSLFDHAERRWLGDGAWVDVRAGWLTGADTLFDELLTAIPWRAEQRQMYDKVLDVPRLVSFHDLAQDRAPHPGLARLRVRLNDAYAHELGEPFTTVGLCLYRDGNDSVAWHGDTIGRSSTEDTMVAVLSLGATRVFALRPRTTGADGRRTSVRLPQGHGDLLVMGGSCQRTWEHAVPKTARPTGPRISIQFRPRNVR from the coding sequence GTGTCCTTGGCGGTTCAGGGTTCGCTGTTCGACCATGCCGAACGGCGCTGGCTCGGTGACGGCGCCTGGGTCGACGTCCGCGCCGGCTGGCTGACGGGCGCCGACACGCTTTTCGACGAGCTGCTGACCGCCATTCCCTGGCGTGCCGAGCAGCGCCAGATGTACGACAAGGTGCTCGATGTGCCGCGTCTCGTCAGCTTCCACGACCTCGCGCAGGACCGGGCGCCGCATCCCGGGCTGGCGCGGCTGCGGGTCCGGCTCAACGACGCCTACGCCCACGAGCTCGGCGAGCCGTTCACCACCGTCGGCCTGTGCCTGTACCGGGACGGCAACGACAGCGTCGCCTGGCACGGCGACACCATCGGGCGCAGCAGCACCGAGGACACCATGGTCGCGGTGCTGAGCCTCGGCGCGACAAGGGTTTTCGCGCTGCGTCCCCGCACCACGGGCGCAGACGGCAGACGCACCAGCGTCCGGCTGCCTCAGGGGCACGGCGACCTGCTCGTCATGGGCGGGTCGTGCCAGCGCACCTGGGAGCACGCGGTGCCCAAGACCGCCCGCCCCACGGGGCCGCGGATCAGCATCCAGTTCCGGCCGCGCAACGTGCGCTGA
- a CDS encoding dolichyl-phosphate-mannose--protein mannosyltransferase: MTAPALDASDAEREVPVISPAPLTPAADFGPTDRLRGWTMTAVITALAVITRFLNLGSPTDAGTPIFDEKHYAPQAWQVLHNNGVEDNPGYGLVVHPPVAKQLMAIGEWIFGYNGVGWRFSGAVCGVILVLLVARIARRMTRSTLLGGIAGLLIIADGVSFVSARTALLDVYQAVFIVAAFGALIVDRDQVRARMHVAMTEGRINETVWGPRLGVRWWRFGAGVLLGLALAVKWSGLYYMVFFGLLTVAFDVAARRAYRVQRPWLGTLRRDVAPGVWALTLIPVGVYLASYAPWFASETAIDRHMEGRNIGDGPFATLRSLWYYTHDVYRFHSGLTNAAGNHHPWESKPWTWPMSLRPVLYAIDNNNVPGCGAQSCVKAVMLAGTPAMWFIAVPVLAWAVWRTFVKRDWRYAAALTGYAAGYLPWFADIDRQMYFFYATPMAPFLIILITLILGDILYPRSTEPERRTLGLLVVCFYVALVITNFAWMYPILTGLPISPATWNLEIVLPSWR; encoded by the coding sequence GTGACCGCCCCCGCCCTCGACGCCTCCGACGCCGAGCGCGAGGTCCCCGTGATCAGTCCGGCGCCACTGACGCCTGCCGCCGATTTCGGCCCGACCGACCGGCTGCGTGGCTGGACCATGACCGCGGTGATCACCGCGCTGGCCGTCATCACCCGGTTCCTGAACCTGGGCTCGCCGACCGACGCGGGCACCCCGATCTTCGATGAGAAGCACTACGCGCCGCAGGCCTGGCAGGTGCTGCACAACAACGGCGTCGAGGACAACCCCGGCTACGGCCTGGTGGTGCACCCGCCGGTCGCCAAACAGCTGATGGCCATCGGCGAGTGGATCTTCGGATACAACGGCGTCGGCTGGCGGTTCTCCGGCGCGGTGTGCGGCGTCATCCTGGTGCTGCTGGTGGCGCGGATCGCGCGGCGCATGACGCGCTCGACGCTGCTGGGCGGCATCGCCGGGCTACTGATCATCGCGGACGGTGTCAGCTTCGTCTCCGCCCGCACCGCGCTGCTCGACGTCTACCAGGCCGTGTTCATCGTGGCGGCGTTCGGCGCGCTCATCGTGGACCGCGACCAGGTGCGCGCTCGGATGCACGTCGCGATGACCGAAGGCCGGATCAACGAGACGGTGTGGGGCCCCCGGCTCGGCGTCCGGTGGTGGCGGTTCGGTGCCGGCGTCCTGCTGGGGCTCGCGTTGGCGGTGAAGTGGTCGGGCCTCTATTACATGGTGTTCTTCGGCCTGCTGACCGTCGCGTTCGACGTCGCGGCCCGGCGCGCGTATCGCGTACAGCGGCCCTGGCTGGGCACACTGCGCCGCGATGTCGCCCCGGGGGTGTGGGCGCTGACGTTGATCCCGGTCGGGGTGTACCTGGCGTCGTACGCGCCGTGGTTCGCGTCGGAGACCGCGATCGACCGGCACATGGAGGGCCGGAACATCGGCGACGGGCCGTTCGCGACGCTGCGCTCGCTCTGGTACTACACGCACGACGTCTACCGCTTCCACTCCGGGCTGACCAACGCCGCGGGCAATCACCACCCCTGGGAATCCAAGCCGTGGACGTGGCCGATGTCGCTGCGTCCGGTGCTGTACGCCATCGACAACAACAATGTGCCGGGCTGCGGCGCACAGTCGTGCGTCAAGGCCGTCATGCTGGCCGGCACGCCGGCCATGTGGTTCATCGCGGTGCCGGTGCTGGCCTGGGCGGTGTGGCGGACGTTCGTCAAACGCGACTGGCGGTACGCCGCCGCGCTGACCGGCTACGCCGCGGGATACCTGCCGTGGTTCGCCGACATCGACCGGCAGATGTACTTCTTCTACGCGACGCCCATGGCGCCGTTCCTGATCATCCTGATCACGCTGATCCTCGGCGACATCCTGTATCCGAGATCGACGGAACCGGAACGACGAACACTCGGGCTGCTGGTCGTGTGCTTCTACGTGGCGCTGGTGATCACGAACTTCGCGTGGATGTACCCGATCCTGACCGGACTGCCGATCTCGCCGGCCACCTGGAACCTGGAGATCGTGCTCCCGTCCTGGCGTTGA
- the rsmI gene encoding 16S rRNA (cytidine(1402)-2'-O)-methyltransferase — protein sequence MTSALGPLAGAGRLLLAATPLGQPGDASARLIEALGTADVIAAEDTRRVRALAASLDVRPAGRVVSFFDQNEASRVAGLVESIAAGETVLVVSDAGMPLISDPGYRLVAACAEAGLPVSCLPGPSAVTTALAVSGLASDRFCFEGFAPRKGRAAWLAGFASERRTCVFFESPRRLAETLTEAVTVLGPDRRAVVCRELTKTHEEIRRGSLAELAEWAADGVLGEITVVLAGATPVADIDSLVALVQELVDDGARVKDACAQVIAENPGAPSRRELYDAVLKARET from the coding sequence GTGACATCAGCACTTGGTCCGCTCGCTGGCGCTGGTCGGCTGCTGCTCGCGGCGACTCCATTGGGCCAGCCCGGTGACGCCTCGGCCCGCCTCATCGAGGCGCTCGGCACCGCCGATGTGATCGCCGCCGAGGACACCCGGCGGGTGCGCGCGCTGGCCGCGTCGCTGGATGTCCGGCCCGCCGGGCGCGTCGTGAGTTTCTTCGATCAGAACGAGGCATCCCGGGTCGCGGGGCTTGTCGAATCGATTGCCGCCGGGGAGACCGTGCTGGTGGTCAGCGATGCCGGCATGCCGCTGATCAGCGATCCGGGGTACCGGCTGGTGGCGGCGTGCGCCGAGGCCGGGCTGCCGGTGTCGTGTCTGCCGGGCCCGTCGGCGGTGACGACGGCGCTGGCGGTGTCCGGGCTGGCGTCGGACCGGTTCTGCTTCGAGGGTTTCGCGCCGCGCAAGGGCCGGGCGGCGTGGCTGGCCGGCTTCGCGAGCGAGCGCCGGACGTGTGTGTTCTTCGAGTCACCGCGCCGGCTGGCCGAGACCCTGACCGAGGCGGTGACCGTGCTGGGGCCGGACCGGCGCGCAGTGGTGTGCCGTGAGCTGACCAAGACCCACGAGGAAATTCGCCGGGGCAGCCTCGCGGAACTGGCCGAGTGGGCCGCCGACGGCGTGCTCGGCGAGATCACCGTGGTGCTGGCGGGGGCGACGCCGGTGGCGGACATCGACAGCTTGGTCGCGCTGGTTCAGGAACTGGTCGACGACGGCGCGCGCGTCAAAGATGCCTGCGCGCAAGTGATCGCCGAGAACCCCGGTGCGCCGTCCCGGCGCGAGCTCTACGACGCGGTCCTGAAGGCCCGTGAGACATAA